Part of the Nicotiana tabacum cultivar K326 chromosome 20, ASM71507v2, whole genome shotgun sequence genome, ttggttcCGGAAAAGCTtagcttttatagtgaagtgaTATTATATAGggatgctgttatagagaggtctgactgtattATCTTCTATTTTAGTTTGAAAGATTGTCTATGCTCTATGTTTTTCTGCTAAAATTTTAGCAGCATAACTTAGACACCTTTTTCGTAGGGCATCTCTTACACAATACTTATTCCTTCTTGGCATACAATACACTTCTGCAACTTTTGCATGTGCCTTTGTCAACATGGTTCCGGTGATAACATTCCTTATGGCATTACCTTTCGGGTATGAGAATTCGTTCTCTCTCGTTTCAACAAGTAAATATAACTTACAAAGTTACGACTCTCCCCTTTGATATATTGATCCAATCTAAGGATATCATATGATTGTAATGCAGGTTAGAGACAATTAACACAAAAGATAGAAGTGGAAGAGCCAAAGTGATTGGTACATTGATATGCCTCGGAGGCGCCTTGTTATTGACATTTTACAAAGGCATTCCTTTAATCCATTTTTCAGACCAACAAACTGCATCTCAATCAATGGAAGAGCACAATAGTTCCTCTAAAAGAAAAGAACGATGGATTTTTGGCTCGTTGATCTTATTTGCTGGAACGCTTTTGTGGTCCTCGTGGTTCCTTCTTCAATCAAATATTGGAAAGAAATATCCATGTCAATACTCTAGCACTGTTATTATGACCTTCTTCAGCGCCATACAATCAGCTATCTTAACTTTTTCTATTAATAGAAGACTTTCCATTTGGATTCCAAAGGAAATGATCGATATGTTGAGTGTCATTTATACTGTAAGTACACTTAAATTTCATCTTATTGTGGAGTCTAAATTATCAATAATGTagagtcaaacctctctataacaaccttatttgttctgatttttttggctgttatagcgaagtgttgttatatagaaCATGTATTATAGCATAGCATAAAATTGGTTCCATAAAAAGCtcgacttttatagtgaatgactgttatatagcgatgttgttatagagaggtctgactgtattctacttgtgacagGGGTTAATTGGTTCCGGCTTATGCTATGTTGGAATGTCATGGTGTGTTAAGAAGAGGGGACCTGTCTTTACTGCAGCATTCAGTCCTCTAGTTCAAGTTATGGCAGCGATGTTAGACGTTCCCTTTCTACACGAGCAACTCAATCTCGGAAGGTGATTCAACACTTTCAATGCTGCTAATTTTTTACCTAAGACAATGTTTCAATTCATAATAGTATATACAACTGAcacatattttttcaaaaattgaacATGATCAGTGTGATGGGATCAGTTATTGTAATCGTCGGACTATACTTTCTACTTTGGGGCAAGACTAAAGAAATTCAGAAAGTTCCTCAAGAAACTGCAGAGAAAAAGGACAAGGAGCTAAGGTTTCAAGTTCATGAATCCAACGATGAACGCGCGATTCCTTGATATCAACCTCTCTGGAAATATTTCTATAGTTTCTTTGAACTAAGTTTTCTTCCTAAACATGTAACTATGAActaaattttgttatattttcaagaacCAACTTCAAAGAATCAAGTCTATACCTTAATCGGATGGACATGAGAGATTCTTGCCACTGTAAAAGTACCAAGAAAGAAAAATCTAAGGATATGATGATAACATAGAAGAAAGAACTATAGTAGCAAGTTGTAATTATCATTTTTGAAAATACAAATTACAGTATTCTgcatttgttatacttgttgaaCTCAATGAAGCGAAGAGGAGTCTTGACGTAATTGGTAAAGTTGGTGcgatgtgaccaggaggtcatgaATTCAagtcgtggaaacagcctcttgcagaaatgcagggtaaggctacgtacaatagacccttatggtccgACCCTTCCCTGGATCCTGTGCATAGCGGGAGCCTTTTTTTTCTGTTGAATTCAATGAAGCTTAGTAGAATGAAGACAGCAATACTATAGTAATGGTTTTTAGCTCAAGGGAAATATTTGACTATAAAATTCAATGGAAGAATTCTCATTACAAAGAGATcaagaaagagaaaaataggaAAACATGGAGACAGTAAAAGAAACAATGCTCCACTAGGCAGCTCGGTGCACGAAGCTCCCGTAATGTgcggggtctggggaagggccggaccacaagtttctattgtacgcaaccttaccctacatttctgcaagaggatGTTTCCACGACTCGAACCCTTGAGCTCCTGGttacatggcagcaactttaccagttacgacAAGGCTCCCCTTCAATATTCATATGGAACATGGAATGAAATTTTAGCAGCTTCCTCACATTTCAGCTTTGTTATTTAGACCataaatatatatgtaaaaaCTTAAAAAATTAGTACAAACATTATGTTTTGAACTCATACTCTCAAAGAACTTAGAACGTTGACCTATAAAGATTGAAATTCTTGATCCGCCTCTGGTATTATCCTACTCCGAACGCACCAAATAGTGGTCATATTTGGAGGTTCCCTTCCTTTattctttcctttcttcttttcatGTCCTAATAGTGTTGGCTTTTGGTCATGCTCCATATAATCAGTTATATCCAAATGAACACCAGGGTCATTAGTACAATAGCTACAACCTAACATAATGGAATTGTTGAGTGTTTGAAAATTGTTATTTACATATGTTTTCAATGCTTCATTTTCCTCCGATGGATCGCCTTCAAATCCAGCTTTCTCCTCCGTCACACCGCGCATACTGGCTCCTACATTAGTACTGGCCAGAGTGATGATTTTCGTGCCATGATCATCGTCATCACTCTGGCTCGA contains:
- the LOC107818235 gene encoding WAT1-related protein At3g30340, coding for MKRYVEWYPIFVMLSIDFAFAISNILLKKIIMDGMNHLVFITYRQSVSTIFLAPIAFFLERNTRPKLTSRILCYLFLSAIVGASLTQYLFLLGIQYTSATFACAFVNMVPVITFLMALPFGLETINTKDRSGRAKVIGTLICLGGALLLTFYKGIPLIHFSDQQTASQSMEEHNSSSKRKERWIFGSLILFAGTLLWSSWFLLQSNIGKKYPCQYSSTVIMTFFSAIQSAILTFSINRRLSIWIPKEMIDMLSVIYTGLIGSGLCYVGMSWCVKKRGPVFTAAFSPLVQVMAAMLDVPFLHEQLNLGSVMGSVIVIVGLYFLLWGKTKEIQKVPQETAEKKDKELRFQVHESNDERAIP
- the LOC107818234 gene encoding uncharacterized protein LOC107818234, with the translated sequence MAESIFPDRVKQKQADNDIKNMLSALTKRLGSLQRVHNKASTGDSSQSDDDDHGTKIITLASTNVGASMRGVTEEKAGFEGDPSEENEALKTYVNNNFQTLNNSIMLGCSYCTNDPGVHLDITDYMEHDQKPTLLGHEKKKGKNKGREPPNMTTIWCVRSRIIPEADQEFQSL